A single region of the Triticum dicoccoides isolate Atlit2015 ecotype Zavitan chromosome 2B, WEW_v2.0, whole genome shotgun sequence genome encodes:
- the LOC119364384 gene encoding uncharacterized protein LOC119364384 — protein MRPSRRRSSISDLFSLRVLSRISSWPLLSHRGICRMQPCTSVVTCISSVRSRHSMPHEAAVTTPLSSVSCTDVNLIKKTPRWTSAINNQGCETLACSVHKQGVQGQN, from the exons ATGAGGCCGTCGCGCCGGAGGTCTTCCATCTCAGATTTGTTTTCTTTACG GGTGTTGTCAAGAATTTCATCATGGCCACTGCTTTCCCACCGAGGTATTTGCCGCATGCAGCCATGCACAAGTGTCGTCACTTGCATCTCCTCTGTGCGTTCCCGTCATTCCATGCCGCACGAGGCTGCAGTCACCACACCCTTGAGTAG TGTTTCTTGTACTGATGTTAACCTCATAAAAAAGACTCCCAGGTGGACATCTGCTATAAATAATCAG GGGTGTGAGACTTTAGCATGCTCTGTACATAAGCAGGGAGTTCAGGGGCAGAACTGA
- the LOC119367873 gene encoding uncharacterized protein LOC119367873, which produces MHGAKHRITTTSHSQQQQLGAAMGGGVDSHGHRSARPALRHAKLKMLFVVIATNLVSVYLFSGASLSLNMPASAPSIHLWDSTALLRDLNATRDALSLARAELAFLRGQCGTSSLLLESVLAKLGAVHGDTPAVQDFNGWPEEPTGELKMAIEPHRLPLGYSVNFGTDELFPGLGFACRNFQEELTQYMTYNASGECPDDEALALQLMLKGCEPLPRRRCRPRSPARYVEPKPLPASLWSIPADTTVNWSPYTCKNYTCLVERAHSRGGSYDCKDCFDLAGKERRRWLTDNGGPGFSIDGVLQSRPPGTVRIGLDIGGGTGTFAARMRERNVTVVTTTLDLDAPFNRFVASRGLVPLHISLVQRLPFADGVLDIVHSMHVLTNSVPAAVLEFAFFDIYRVLRPGGVFWLDHFFCLGPQLNSTYVPILDRVGFHRLRWKASRKLDLGAERNEWYVSALLEKPMT; this is translated from the coding sequence ATGCACGGGGCAAAGCACCGGATCACCACCACCTCGCActcgcagcagcaacagctcggcgCGGCGATGGGCGGCGGCGTGGACAGCCACGGGCACCGATCGGCGCGGCCGGCGCTTCGGCACGCCAAGCTGAAgatgctcttcgtcgtcatcgccacGAACCTCGTCTCGGTGTACCTCTTCTCCGGCGCGTCGCTGTCGCTCAACATGCCCGCCTCCGCGCCGAGCATCCACCTCTGGGACTCCACGGCGCTCCTCCGGGACCTCAACGCCACCCGCGACGCGCTCTCGCTGGCACGCGCGGAGCTGGCCTTCCTCCGGGGGCAGTGCGGGACGTCTTCGCTCCTCCTCGAGTCCGTGCTCGCCAAGCTCGGCGCCGTCCACGGCGATACGCCGGCGGTCCAGGACTTCAATGGCTGGCCCGAGGAGCCCACGGGCGAGCTCAAGATGGCCATCGAGCCCCACCGGCTCCCCCTCGGCTACTCTGTCAACTTCGGCACCGACGAGCTCTTCCCGGGCCTGGGCTTCGCGTGCCGCAACTTCCAGGAGGAGCTCACGCAGTACATGACGTACAACGCGAGCGGCGAATGCCCCGACGACGAGGCCCTCGCACTGCAGCTCATGCTCAAGGGGTGCGAGCCGCTGCCGCGCCGGCGCTGCAGGCCGCGATCCCCGGCGAGGTACGTCGAGCCGAAGCCGCTCCCGGCGAGCCTCTGGTCAATCCCGGCCGACACGACCGTGAACTGGTCCCCGTACACGTGCAAGAACTACACCTGCCTCGTGGAGCGCGCGCACAGCAGGGGCGGGTCGTACGACTGCAAGGACTGCTTCGACCTGGCGGGcaaggagcggcggcggtggctgacCGACAACGGCGGCCCTGGGTTCAGCATCGACGGCGTGCTGCAGTCCAGGCCGCCGGGCACCGTGCGCATCGGCCTGGACATCGGCGGCGGGACCGGCACTTTCGCGGCGCGGATGCGCGAGCGCAACGTGACCGTGGTGACCACGACTCTGGACCTGGACGCGCCCTTCAACCGGTTCGTCGCGTCGCGCGGGCTGGTGCCGCTGCACATCAGCCTCGTGCAGCGACTCCCCTTCGCCGACGGCgtgctggacatcgtgcactccatGCACGTGCTCACCAACTCGGTGCCCGCCGCCGTGCTCGAGTTCGCGTTCTTTGATATCTACCGGGTGCTCCGGCCCGGCGGCGTCTTCTGGCTCGACCACTTCTTCTGCCTCGGCCCGCAGCTCAACTCCACGTACGTGCCCATCCTCGACCGCGTCGGCTTCCACCGGCTCCGGTGGAAGGCCAGCCGGAAGCTCGACCTGGGCGCGGAGAGGAACGAGTGGTACGTCTCGGCGTTGCTCGAGAAGCCCATGACATGA